The genomic interval AAAGTGATTTTCTCGCATGCTTTGTAAGTAGTATCCAACAACCGGCTTAGAATCTTTACCCAGGTGAAACGGTTGTGGTTTTGCTCCACAAAACAATATCGTTTACCGGCTAATGGCTCAAAGACCATATAGATATCACGCACTCCATGTCTTGTATAGATACTGTCCTGATACTGTTTTCCATCTTTGCCTATGAAGTGTTTGCTTTCAATAAGTTGTTTGGGTGATTCATCCAAAGTGACCAGCAGCTGCTTTTCATCATATGGCCTTTCATAGACTGAAATCACTTTTTCCATTTGATAAACAAACCCTGCATTTTGTTTAGGGGGGATCACCCACATGGGCCTCAGCCAAGGCTTAAGCTCATTTTTTTTAACAGGCTTGCCACACTCGTATGGGAAATGGAGTCAATCACCTTGAGTTCTACTAATCTGTCTGCCAGCAGTTGCAGTTTCCATTTTGCCTGTCCTTGAGGCGGCTCACTACAGACTAATGCCAGCAGATGCGCTTCTACCTTCCCATCTATCTTTTTGTCGCTTCTTAATTTTCTTGTTTTCTTATCAAACATGCCCATGCCCTGCTCACAAAAACACTTACGGATACGCTCCACACTTCTGGTAGATAATTTATAAGTTTCTGCCAACTCAGTCTCACTTTGCCTGCCTGTTGTTTCATCGCTGGCTAACAGCACATAGGCTTTTTGAATATCTTTGGCCTTTCGGCTGCCTTTATTTATCCAACTACTTAAGATCCTTCTTTCTTCAGCACTGAGGGTAATTCGATAAATGACCATGGCTTTTTTGATCAAATTACCTAATTTACCTGACATCTTATATTTTATGAACTACTAGTTAGGTTTTTTTCTAGTAGAGTCTTACCTGTTTTTTCATCAAGTACTAGTAAACTTCCCTGGTAGTTTTTAGAACCAGCCCTTATTTGCTTAAAAATAAATATTTTATCACCTATCTTTTCCAGCTTATCAATCGTAACTGGATCTTTTTCCTGCTTGAACTGCCTTTCCCAAAGCGTGTTGTATTGAAAATCGAGCTTAGTAATAATTATATCCTTCCACTGTTTCTCTGAACGGCTGATAATAAAGAAACCATCTGGAGAGCTAAAAGCAATTAAACTAGGAATCTGCATTGCTTTTTTTACTTCAATCTCTTTTCTATTCACCTGCTGTCCTAGGGAATCCATGGTGAGAAAGACTGTTTTATTGTTGACAGCAGAGAAAAATGATACAATTTTAAGATTTCCGGCTGAAACACTTCCATTAAATACTGGTTGCCAAGGCAGTAAAATAATCTTATTGCTTTGGTCCTTACATAAGGAATCATAAAGTATAAAATTTGCTTCTCCCCTTTGATACTGATCCATATTTATGATCTCGGCCACCATGAAGCTACCATTGTGTAAAGGGAGAATTTGGTATTGAGCAGTCTTATTTAAATTTATACTATTGGACTGCGCTTGTAGATCTTTTAAGAAGGTAAAACAGCAGA from Rhodocytophaga rosea carries:
- a CDS encoding IS630 family transposase, whose amino-acid sequence is MWVIPPKQNAGFVYQMEKVISVYERPYDEKQLLVTLDESPKQLIESKHFIGKDGKQYQDSIYTRHGVRDIYMVFEPLAGKRYCFVEQNHNRFTWVKILSRLLDTTYKACEKITLVEDNLSAHKPSAFYELYQPEKAKAYLDRIEFIFTPAHGSWLNMAEIELSVLQRDCLDRHIATEDELIKQLSAWQESRNNKAVKANWQFTNQDARVKLKKLYPTI
- a CDS encoding helix-turn-helix domain-containing protein; protein product: MSGKLGNLIKKAMVIYRITLSAEERRILSSWINKGSRKAKDIQKAYVLLASDETTGRQSETELAETYKLSTRSVERIRKCFCEQGMGMFDKKTRKLRSDKKIDGKVEAHLLALVCSEPPQGQAKWKLQLLADRLVELKVIDSISHTSVASLLKKMSLSLG